GTTGTAACAATGTGTAAAGCGCAGCACGTGCATCGGCTATCAACGTGGCAACGAAATGACCTGGATGCTTCCCATAGGTGAACAGAAATTGTGTGTCCGGTGCCTTCTGTCTGAACTCGTCTTCTCCTCTACCACCTCTCTTCCAGGCCCACTCACGTACACCTCCAAGGTCTGTACCTCGGCTGCAGCTTCCTCTAGACCTCTCACTAGTCCCAAAAGTCTCGGTTCACCCCGCGGCTCTCTGTCGCCTGTTTCTCTTGAAGTGCACCCATTTCAGTGACAGTATACACGGATGGCTCGAAGGTTGATGGTCATGTTGGGTTCGTTTACGCTCATGCACGACatactgaacagcgctccttgcaaGATGGccgcagtgtttccactgcagtgCTGGTGGCCTCCTCTCGCGCCCTTGAGCATATCTGCCCCTGCATCAGAAGTCCTTCTTCATTTGTAGCGATTCCTTGAGCACCTCACAAGCTCTCCACCAGTGCTGTCATCGCCATCCTTTGCTAAGGGTCATCCAAGAGTCTGTTTACATCCTCAAACAACGTGGACGATCAGTCTCTATGGATCCCAGGCCACGTCGGAATCCTGGGAAATGAATTTGCTGAAAGTCTAGCCAGATATACAACTTGTAAAGTCTGGAGATCGGCCTACCGGAATCTGTTCTTCGGTTCAGTATTATGCCGCAAAGTTTTCGGGTTCTGGTATACAGTATGCTGCTCCCTGACTTTGCTGAATAAGCTACGAATGGTAaaggagacgacgaatgtgtgGTAGTCCTCCATGCGAGCTTTTCACAAGGACTGCATCGTCCTTTGCTGGCTCCTCATCGGACATACTTGGCTGGCTCACGGTCACCTACGTTGCGAGGACCCACCAAAGTGTCGCTGTGGTTCACACTTGAGTGTCTGACATCTTATTGGACTGTCCAGGTTTAGCAGCCCTGAGACAGACCTTTAACCTTCCTGGCGCACTGCCTGCAGTGTTAGGTGACAGTGCCTGAACAGCCGATCTAGCTTCAAGTGAAACGTCCCGtttaatttatacatgactgtgcttaaactgacacacaatattttttagcgcaacgcaatctgactttcaaaaatccctacaaaagaatggccctgactaacattaaaatatacctttcagaaatcacttacctcacaaaaatctccgttactcgaactactgcaatacggcgagcgccactactgccagctgaataaaagtttcaaactacggaaggcactaactactgataggtatagttagcaaatgaaagatattaatagagaacaaacaatgtatttatcttaatagtcataatatatatagcagttcaatagaaaactccgccatctctctccccacatccgccactgctggcggctcacctccaactgcgcaacgctacgcgctgttcacatccagctgccgttgcccaacactacaatggcagacgacaatgcaaactagccacagactgcacacagcacagccagtgattttcatacagagcgctacgtggcattaccaatataaaaacctaaacagcctacttacacaagttgTGTTCGAGAGGAGGATTTTAACATTCAGTCTAAGACTGGCATGTGGCCTTGTCTTCCATCCCTTCACCCTACCTGCATTTTAACTCATCCCTACCCCGTCTGGTGCTGTCTATTCGACTTGGTATTCATCCTCTCAGCATTTGTGTTTCTCTCGCCTTTTGCTCTTAGGCTGGGTATTTTAGAGTGTGGCAGTGGCAGGCTCATCCATTTCTATTACTGCAGTCAGCCAGCCAAGGCCACCTGCTATATTGTTTTTAACACTTTCAACAGCTTTTCTTCCTTTCCGTTAATGTTTCCAATTTTTGCTTGATATTTCGTTTCCGACTTCAGTGTGATTACTCACAGAGTCTTACACATTTTATTCCCTCCCAGATTTCAAGCAATAATAGCTGTTCATTGCGTAATGGCCACTGCAGTGCCACTGTCAGCTCGTAAAGAATGACGACAGTGATAAGCGTCACAAAAACTGGATTGTACCGAGGAGAGCAGAGCAATACTTGTATCAGGCCTCAGGAAAACTTAGAGGCTGTAGCCAGGTCTTGCTCTTGGGATTTAGCAGAACAGCCAGTGTGGCCGTTAGGCTAAAATGTTTGGACACACCCGATATACGGCATAGGCCCCTAATTTAGCTTTcatttgtcgcgaatctcttgTCTAGCACAAAattccaagcgactggaagaaagtgcaccCATATAACCAGAATCAAAAAACGaatctgcaaaattacagatcaatgttCTCAACATTCGTCTGCTGTAAAATCCTTGAACATGTTATCAgttcaaagaaaataaatttcctttatttaagAGCCTCTGTATGCAAATCAGCACAAATTCAGAAATAATTGCATGTGTGAATCTCGCCTTGTCATTTGACATGATTATACTGCGAACTCTGGTTGAAGGGCAAAAGGTagtccatactcctagatttccggaaagtatctGCAACTGTCGCACTGCAGCCTGTTAATGGAGATAGCAACAGaaaaggttcccagatacgtgagtggctgaaagacttcttcagtaatagaatcTAATATGCTGTCCTTGATGAAGAGCGTTCATCAGTGACAAGGGTATCGGCAGGGTGGTGTGAGAGGACCCCTGTGATCCTCCACATACATGAATGAGCTGGCAGACAGGGCgggcagcagtctgcagctgtttgctgatgatgctgaggtaCGGAAAGGTGGTGTTTTTGAGTGACTTAGCAATGTACAAGGTGACTTTGACGAAATTTCTTGTTTGTCTAATGAATGAAAGCTACCTTTAAACGTAGAAATATGTAAGCTatggcagatgagtaggaaaaactatcCAGTAGTGCTCCACTACAGCTTTagaagtgtgctgcttgacagtcacgtcgattaaatatcctggagtaacgctgcaaagcgatatgagatagaACGAGCAAGTAAGTAGGGTAGAAGGGAAGGCGTGTACTCAGTAGGAATGTGTAAATAACCTGTAAAGTAGATGTCTATGGAACAGTAATGCGACTCATTCTTGGGTACAGCGTGAGTGTTGATCGTCAccgggtcggattgaaggaagggcATCAAAGACATTGAGGCAGGCTTCTAACATTTGATAGCAATAGGTTTAAAGAAAATGTTACAAAGCTGCTGTGGAAACTCAAATGTCAGTCCCTGGGGGGAAGCTGACGTTCTTTCAAGGAACTCCATTGAGAATATGTAGAGAATTGGCTTTGgcagctgacagcagaacgattctgctgctaccaacgtacatttcgcgtaaggacccaaAGATATTCTAGGAATTAGgactcataaggaggcatatagacacttgtttcactgtccattattattattcgggctgttatgccgtggtcggttgatgaattctgtgtcaattcccaatctTTCGgctccgactgcgggagatatcttcaagggggtccgtagctcgatggaaggtccaacacacccaatggctcgctactgactgtactgggtgtgttggaccttccatcgagctacggacccccttgaagatgtctcccgcagtcggagacgaaacgttgggaagtgacacagaattcatcaaccgaccacggcataacagcccggataattataatggacatgatatttccggccgtgaaagtctacattttagtacttGTTTCACTGTCGCTCTACTTGGGAGTCGAACAGGAAAGGTAATTACTAGCAGTTTCCTAAATACCTGGAGTGATTATAAGGGTAAGTCGTTCAGTGAAGCACCGCTATAGATTCTCCAGGCCTTGTTTGTATTGCTCCTGATCTCCATATTTAAAACCTTCATTGTTTTGTAACACTGTACAGCGACTAGAAATTACAGAAATAGTGTCTTCACCCCTTTCTGTCGACTTCTTGTGGGAAATACAGGTGTTTGATATTGTATTGTTGAAGACACGTGGCTATCACCTGTGGCTAGGGAAGGATGTCATGCAGTTGTGATTGACATGTAATGGGTGAAATTTACCCGCTGTTGCTGAGCACAGATCACCTACGCCTAAGACATGAATTTATGGTGCTGTGTAAGGGCAAATGGCTGTTCGCTGATGCCTTGTTTCAGAAACATTCACAATGGCAGCCGCCAAGGAGGTGCAAGAGGCTGCTGCTACGCATGCGGGGGAAGGGGCCACGGTGACGCTGGTGGCCGGCGACACACAGCTGGTGGCGCACAGGGCCGTCCTGGCAGGCGGGAGCCCCGTGTTCGCCGCCATGCTCTGCCAGGACACGCCGGAGGCCAGCAGCAGTGTGGTCGCAGTCCCcgacgtggagggcccggtgctgcACCAGCTGCTGGCCTACATGTACTCCCTTTGTGCTCCCGAGGTGCCCCGCATGGCCCCGCAACTCCTGGCAGCTGCCGACAGGTACGGCGTGTGGGGGCTGAAGGTCCAGTGTGAGGAGCAGCTGGCCAGTCAGCTGTCAGCAGAGAACGCGGCGCGCACGGCGGTGCTGGCAGTGAGGCACTCCTGTCCCAGCCTCGCAGAGGTCGCTGTCGCCTTCATAAAAGCCAACTCGCTGGTGTTTGCCACAGCGGGTTGGGCCCATGCAGTCCTCAACCACCCTGATGAGGTGGTCAAAGTGAGTCAGTTGCTCGGTGGGCCACTAACAGAAACCAGGTAAGTGCGAGGCAAGATCATCACCTGCACTTCCCATTCTTAAGTGTGAAACTCTGTCcccatatctgtgtgtgtgtgtgtgtgtgtgtcagttcaagGCTATAATGTTTGCCACTGAGTTTGTATAGATGTCTCTGTCCTGTAAAATGCAGCTTCATTGATTCCTACAGCAGCCATTTGCTGGTACCTCAGAATACTTTTGTTGCCTGCCAGATTCAAAgagaattgttaaggctttcgtcgccacttgttgacaaactgcctactggcttctatctcgggttctttggccaatgttcgtctgatgattttactgaagtttcaccagcacgagtggctgacattgtcaaagcttcaccctccactgccagtggtgaactggagcccaCCTCGCTGCCACAGACgggatgactggacgatcaatcattaCCAGGATGAAAGAACATAAGAGACGTTGCAGGTTGGGCCAGCTTGAGAAATCAGCCGCTTATTCAGAGAAGATGTAGAAGTATAAAAAACACGTGAATGGCTTCAACAAGAAagcggaaagccttaaggtaaacggatcctggattcctgtaatgcagcgaatgaccgtcgcaggtagtaAGAGTAtaactgcaccggaaatgaccgcggaaaaGCCCTCAGACATTGGTAcaacaggtacatatagtctgtcgCTGTGACCTCGACTCCAGTTcatcaccagcaatggagggtgaagctttgacaatgccaaccactcatGCTGCCGtaacatcagtaaaatcatcagacgaacatcggccaaagaaccagagacagaagccaataggcggtATTGTCACGTTCAGACATATCTCTAAATTTAAGTGTTTACCAGCAGATGTCATGAAATAGCCCAAGTTTTCATAGCTTCAAAAATTTTGACCTTTAAACAGTCCCTCCTTATTTGTTATCACTGTTAAATTGCATGTGTACAAAACGTTGCCCTATAGCTTTCTGCATCAGGTATCTCAACAAAGGTACAAACCCTTTGTATAcagcatcagtcattttgctgtggGTACAAAGATGTGTTGCTCAGCACATAAGCCGAAGCAGTGATGTGTCTAGTTTGGGGCCAAGACGAGCTCTGCCTCAGGCCTCATTCTGTGCACTGTACAGGTCACTAAAATTCTGTTTGCATAAAGTAGAGTTTAAAGCGGTTTAGTGTGTCTTCTGCAAGTGCTACTTGCAGTAAAATACCTAGCAATAGTGTCACGCTGCGTACAGTTTCTCATTAATGGCTTGTATAGAAGATTCGCAGAAAAGGTGAAGTGAGCGTCTGTGCACCCATGTGAGGTTCATCATTATGCATGCAACCTGTGACCAGCTCAAAGGATAAGAACCCAGGCCTAACGGCAGCTCTGGGTGCTCCCATACAGTGTGGAGTCTCCCCATATTGTTTCTCTCTGTTCAGCCATCATGCAGAACACATGCAACACTCACTCCCACAGAAGGGGTTTAGTGGTCAACATGCTTTGCTTGCATCCTTGATGAAAAGGCGTCATATTTGTCTGCCTGTCTTTCAAGTTTTCTGTATCTTCACAAAACTCTCCAGTAAATACCACAGGATTTCCTTCAGTTAGGGTGCTGCTGACGGCTTTCTGTACCCTACCCATTGCTGCTGCTGTACCTTCTCCGATAACCAGAGCATTGAAGAGTCACTGATATTTAACTTCCATTTGTTCCACACCACTTAGTTATGTATTCCCCTGAATGTCTGATAGCTAATAAAATTTTTGGCTAGACTTAAATATTTATGCAATACTTTGTGCTGTTTACTTAAtagaaatttttcttttggttaaaTTGGCTGCACTTCCTAGATCATTCATAATTAACTTCTAGCCCCTATTGTTAATAATTCAGCCTGATTCTCTCTTGTTTGGTTAGCATGACATGAAAATTCATGTTTGAAACACGAAATATATTAAAACTGCTCTACATTTTCTTTAAAGAAGCTGTTTTCGAAACACATCACCCATGAAGATACTATCTAATCGtattaatgtgacaacctgtcaaaGGCCTGAATAAGCTCCTTTGGCAGCAGAACGTATgtgggaagagagtcaatgagtttctggaaggtacagacaggtCAGCTGCACTAGGCTTCTCAGTTTAGAATCCATGGCATGAACAGCACACGCAAGGTAGTCCCAAAGATCCTCGATTGGAGTGgtgagggggaaaggggggagtTGTAGGAAGGCTGGGaaatatgaataagaaaatatgatgCCACAATCTAGATTTAACGTGACCAgcgaattgaaatggaaagaaggatggCCTGTTAGAGGAATGTGATGATATCAACAGGATGAGGAAGTTGAGGAAAAGGTCAACGCTGAATAGCAACCCACGAGTAATTTTGAAGAGTTCAGTGATTTATTTGTGTCATAATTAGCAAAACAATAGCAACAATAATTCAGTTTTGGAAGCCAATGTCACTCCCAAAAAATAAAGTGACAGGAAGAGAGTATACAACAATAGTGAATAGGTATGTCTGTATGTAAAAAGAGAGAAACATCTAATAATCATTGGTTTGCTGTAATAGGGGAAGGTAAAAAGACATAGTTAAGAGACAATATAAGATTATTGgaaagaatgagagagaagaaagtttCCTAGAATTCTGAATTAAATATCTACTGGTAACAATAAACACGATCTTAAAGAGTCAAATCAGAAGAAAGTGGAAAAGGCCTCTTCTGCCTCAGCTCATCAAGATATGGAGCACCTTGGTCGCGCCGCTGCAGTTTTTCATAACAGCCTGTCCCAGCATTGACACATACAGAGGAGAAACTCTACTCGTTATAGATCACTTTTCTAGCTGTTCCAAGAAATTTAGTGCTGATAGCACCACCACCACCTACGTTTATGTGAGATATGGGGGTGGGGGAGGAACTAAGTTTCTTCACATGAGAGTAACAATACTGCTGCCTGTA
Above is a window of Schistocerca cancellata isolate TAMUIC-IGC-003103 chromosome 11, iqSchCanc2.1, whole genome shotgun sequence DNA encoding:
- the LOC126108602 gene encoding ankyrin repeat domain-containing protein 65-like — protein: MAAAKEVQEAAATHAGEGATVTLVAGDTQLVAHRAVLAGGSPVFAAMLCQDTPEASSSVVAVPDVEGPVLHQLLAYMYSLCAPEVPRMAPQLLAAADRYGVWGLKVQCEEQLASQLSAENAARTAVLAVRHSCPSLAEVAVAFIKANSLVFATAGWAHAVLNHPDEVVKVSQLLGGPLTETRSLPGKKSSRELIQAAKEGAVEELRVLLATGAKVGARDEDMWTALHWAAERGHLEAVTCLVEGGAEVDVRDSRQNTPLHWAALRGHVAVTRRLLDSSADPDARDKYGWTPLHCAARCGHTKVAAVLIDAGADTQARDAHGHEPWVIARQNGKQQLLEMLS